In Nostoc sp. GT001, a genomic segment contains:
- the dps gene encoding DNA starvation/stationary phase protection protein Dps, which yields MSDNTITSRLYPTRIDIPAEARVQIVVLLNQTLAATLDLKTQTKQAHWNVKGTDFYQLHELFDELAGELEEYVDMVAERVTALGGYAFGTARAAASNSILPEYPLDILDGKDHVTALSDRFGIYAKHIREAIAKTDELGDADTADLYTEVSRTIDKRLWFLEAHLQVAEIKAENGNGKAGTTKTQKTPAAVK from the coding sequence ATGAGCGACAACACCATTACATCACGTTTGTACCCCACTCGTATTGACATTCCCGCTGAAGCGCGAGTGCAAATCGTGGTACTTCTCAACCAAACCTTAGCAGCTACTTTGGATCTAAAAACCCAAACAAAGCAAGCACACTGGAATGTTAAAGGTACTGACTTCTACCAGTTACACGAATTATTTGATGAACTAGCTGGAGAATTGGAAGAGTACGTCGATATGGTAGCTGAACGCGTCACAGCTTTAGGCGGATACGCTTTCGGAACAGCCCGCGCCGCAGCTAGTAATTCCATTTTGCCAGAATATCCCTTAGATATTTTGGATGGTAAAGACCATGTAACAGCGTTGTCAGACCGCTTTGGAATCTATGCTAAACATATTAGAGAAGCGATCGCTAAAACTGATGAATTAGGCGATGCTGATACCGCCGATCTTTACACCGAAGTTTCTCGCACCATTGACAAACGACTCTGGTTCTTAGAAGCTCATCTGCAAGTAGCAGAAATTAAAGCAGAGAATGGCAATGGCAAAGCAGGTACTACTAAAACTCAAAAGACCCCTGCTGCTGTAAAATAA
- a CDS encoding pirin family protein, protein MSQNTITHLIHDRNSRGHAKMGWLDSYHTFSFGSFYDPNRMGFRSLRVINDDRIAPGAGFPTHSHRDMEILTYVLEGAVEHKDSLGTGSVIRPGDAQIMSAGTGISHSEFNPSPTEPLHLLQIWILPEREGLAPRYEQKAFPLEEKRGKLRLIAARDGRDGAVTIYQDVDLYTSVLESGDVVNHQVKSDRYAWLQVAQGIVNLNGEELRASDGVQINGEEQLEISTNIGGEILLFDLG, encoded by the coding sequence ATGTCTCAAAATACAATTACCCACTTAATTCACGATCGCAATTCTCGTGGTCACGCTAAAATGGGCTGGCTCGATAGTTATCACACATTTTCCTTCGGTAGTTTTTACGATCCCAACCGCATGGGATTTCGCTCTTTGCGGGTAATTAACGACGATCGCATCGCCCCCGGCGCCGGATTCCCTACCCACAGCCATCGTGACATGGAAATCCTCACCTATGTCTTAGAAGGTGCTGTAGAGCATAAAGACAGCTTGGGTACAGGTTCAGTAATTCGCCCTGGTGATGCCCAAATTATGAGTGCTGGAACTGGAATCAGCCATAGTGAATTTAATCCCTCACCAACTGAACCACTACACCTGCTACAAATCTGGATTCTTCCCGAACGAGAAGGGTTAGCACCGAGATATGAACAAAAAGCTTTTCCTCTAGAAGAAAAGCGCGGCAAACTCCGCTTAATTGCTGCTAGAGATGGGCGCGATGGTGCTGTGACAATTTACCAAGATGTTGATTTATACACATCTGTTTTAGAGTCAGGTGATGTTGTTAATCATCAAGTCAAAAGCGATCGCTATGCCTGGTTACAAGTAGCGCAAGGCATAGTCAACTTAAATGGTGAAGAACTCAGAGCCAGTGATGGTGTACAAATCAACGGCGAAGAACAGCTAGAAATTAGCACCAACATCGGCGGCGAAATCTTGCTTTTCGATTTAGGCTAA